In a genomic window of Nostoc sp. UHCC 0870:
- a CDS encoding TIGR04283 family arsenosugar biosynthesis glycosyltransferase, with product MGQNIDNTKISIIIPTLNEAANIKQAIFTTQPSTNIEVIVVDAGSQDDTVAIADSLGVKVISSIPGRAMQMNAGAMVASGEILLFLHADTRLPIGFDEMIRTALQQPRVVAGAFTLQIDTTLLGLRLVEWGVKWRSRLFQMPYGDQAIFITTELFKEIGCFPEIPIMEDFELIQRLKRIGKIAIVSVSVITSSRRWLQKGVFTTTLINQIVVIAYLFGVPPAQLRNLYRQGFQHNRNF from the coding sequence ATGGGTCAAAATATTGACAATACTAAAATTTCTATTATTATTCCGACGCTCAACGAAGCAGCCAATATCAAACAAGCTATTTTCACTACTCAACCTAGTACAAATATAGAAGTAATAGTTGTAGATGCAGGCTCTCAAGATGACACTGTAGCTATAGCTGATTCCCTTGGTGTAAAAGTAATCTCATCTATTCCTGGCCGTGCTATGCAAATGAATGCAGGTGCTATGGTGGCTAGTGGGGAAATTTTGCTGTTTCTCCATGCAGATACACGTTTACCCATTGGTTTTGATGAGATGATTCGGACAGCACTGCAACAGCCTAGGGTAGTTGCTGGTGCGTTTACTTTGCAGATAGATACAACACTTTTAGGTTTAAGATTGGTGGAATGGGGAGTAAAATGGCGATCGCGCCTTTTCCAAATGCCCTACGGTGATCAAGCAATTTTTATTACTACAGAATTATTTAAAGAAATTGGCTGCTTTCCTGAAATCCCTATCATGGAAGACTTTGAACTCATACAACGTTTAAAACGCATAGGTAAAATAGCCATTGTATCTGTATCAGTTATCACTTCATCCCGGAGATGGTTACAAAAGGGTGTCTTTACAACTACTCTGATTAATCAAATCGTGGTTATTGCATATTTATTTGGTGTACCACCAGCGCAACTGCGTAATTTGTATCGTCAGGGTTTCCAACACAACCGTAATTTTTGA